A window of Zingiber officinale cultivar Zhangliang chromosome 5A, Zo_v1.1, whole genome shotgun sequence contains these coding sequences:
- the LOC121981858 gene encoding spermatogenesis-associated protein 20-like isoform X2, with protein sequence MFKFSGVLLHGSALLLKTVKLQIGILLVDREERPDVDKVYMTYVSALYGGGGWPLSAFLSPNLKPLMGGTYFPPDDKYGRPGFKTILRKVKEAWETKREMLEKSGTIAIEQLSEALSSTANSSKISDELARVSLKRCSRQLASSYDPKFGGFGTAPKFPRPVEVYILLYESRKLMEEGRQSDANKNVEMVCHTLQCMARGGIHDHIGGGFHRYSVDEHWHVPHFEKMLYDHGQLANAYLDTFSITKDTYYSSVAHDILDYLRRDKIGDAGEIYSAEDADSAEYHGATTKKEGSFYIWTSQEIEEILGEHANLFKDHYYIKPSGNCDLSPMSDPHDEFKGKNVLIERKDAPSMASKWDKSIDEYNQILEECRKKLYDARSKRPRPHLDDKVIVSWNGLAISSFARASKVLKAEPKETQFYFPVMGCDPNEYLEVAEKAVSFIKSKLYDSTIHRLQHSFRNGPSKAPGFLDDYAFLISGLLDLYEFGGRTDWLSWAIELQATQDELFLDKQGGGYYNTPGEDPSILLRVKEDHDGAEPSGNSVSAINLIRLSSMVAGARSDNYRRTSEHLLAVFEKRLKDQSIAIPLMCCAAHMLTVPSRKQVVLVGDKSSSEFANMVTAVFTSYDPNRTVIQIDPNNSEEMEFWEHYNPNVAEMAKGTPKDEPVVAHVCQNFACSPPVTSADGLRILLAKTAPVASTA encoded by the exons ATGTTCAAATTCAGCGGTGTATTGCTCCACGGATCTGCCCTCTTGCTTAAAACTGTGAAACTTCAAATAGGCATCTTGCTT GTTGACCGTGAGGAGAGACCTGATGTTGATAAG GTATATATGACATATGTTTCTGCACTATATGGTGGTGGTGGTTGGCCGTTGAGTGCCTTCCTCTCTCCTAATCTGAAACCCTTGATGGGTGGAACATATTTTCCGCCTGATGACAAGTATGGAAGACCTGGTTTCAAGACAATCCTTAG AAAGGTGAAAGAAGCTTGGGAGACTAAACGTGAGATGCTGGAAAAAAGTGGGACTATTGCAATTGAACAACTTTCAGAAGCACTTTCTTCGACAGCTAACTCCAGTAAAATATCGGATGAGTTAGCTCGTGTTTCCTTAAAAAGATGTTCTAGACAG CTTGCAAGTAGCTATGATCCAAAGTTTGGTGGTTTTGGTACTGCTCCAAAATTTCCTAGGCCAGTGGAAGTTTATATTCTGCTTTATGAGTCAAGGAAGCTTATGGAAGAAGGTCGGCAAAGTGATGCTAATAAAAATGTGGAGATGGTTTGCCATACTTTGCAATGCATGGCTAGAGGTGGAATCCATGATCATATTGGAGGTGGATTTCACAGGTATAGTGTGGACGAACATTGGCATG TTCCTCATTTTGAGAAGATGTTGTACGATCATGGTCAGCTTGCTAAtgcctatttagatacattttcgATCACAAAGGACACCTACTACTCATCTGTTGCTCAtgatattttggattatttgagGAGAGATAAGATTGGAGATGCTGGTGAAATTTATTCTGCGGAGGATGCTGACAGTGCTGAATATCATGGTGCTACAACAAAGAAGGAAGGATCTTTTTATATCTGGACAAGTCAGGAG ATTGAAGAGATTCTCGGAGAACATGCAAATTTGTTTAAAGATCATTACTACATTAAACCATCAGGAAATTGTGATCTTTCTCCAATGAGTGATCCTCATGATGAATTTAAGGGAAAAAATGTTCTAATTGAGAGAAAAGATGCTCCTTCCATGGCATCCAAATGGGACAAGTCTATAGACGAATACAATCAGATTTTGGAAGAATGCCGTAAAAAATTATATGATGCAAGGTCAAAACGGCCAAGACCACATTTGGATGACAAG GTAATTGTATCATGGAATGGGCTGGCAATTTCTTCTTTTGCAAGAGCTTCTAAAGTTCTCAAAGCAGAACCCAAGGAAACTCAATTTTATTTCCCGGTGATGGGATGTGAT CCAAATGAATACCTAGAAGTTGCAGAAAAAGCAGTATCCTTTATCAAGAGCAAACTGTATGATTCAACTATTCACAGACTGCAACATAGCTTTCGCAATGGTCCATCTAAAGCACCTGGCTTTCTTGATGATTATGCCTTTCTCATTTCTGGTTTGCTAGATCTTTATGAGTTTGGTGGTAGGACTGACTGGTTGTCCTGGGCAATTGAGTTACAAGCTACACAG GATGAATTGTTCCTGGACAAACAAGGAGGAGGTTATTATAATACTCCAGGTGAAGATCCTTCCATCCTCCTCCGAGTAAAGGAAGATCATGATGGAGCAGAGCCATCTGGAAACTCAGTTTCAGCAATCAATCTGATAAGGTTGTCATCTATGGTTGCTGGTGCAAGGTCTGACAATTATAGGAGGACATCGGAACATCTTCTG GCTGTTTTTGAAAAGAGGTTAAAAGATCAAAGCATTGCCATCCCACTTATGTGTTGTGCGGCACACATGCTCACTGTTCCTTCAAGGAAACAGGTTGTCTTGGTTGGCGATAAATCATCTTCCGAATTTGCCAACATGGTGACTGCTGTTTTCACATCATACGATCCCAACAGAACG GTGATCCAAATAGACCCCAACAACAGCGAGGAGATGGAATTCTGGGAGCACTACAACCCCAACGTTGCTGAAATGGCAAAAGGAACTCCAAAAGACGAGCCAGTGGTAGCTCATGTGTGCCAGAACTTTGCGTGCAGTCCACCAGTCACTAGTGCGGATGGACTCCGAATCTTGCTCGCCAAAACTGCCCCGGTTGCTTCGACCGCTTGA
- the LOC121981858 gene encoding spermatogenesis-associated protein 20-like isoform X3 produces the protein MEVESFENEEIAKMLNDWFVSIKVDREERPDVDKVYMTYVSALYGGGGWPLSAFLSPNLKPLMGGTYFPPDDKYGRPGFKTILRKVKEAWETKREMLEKSGTIAIEQLSEALSSTANSSKISDELARVSLKRCSRQLASSYDPKFGGFGTAPKFPRPVEVYILLYESRKLMEEGRQSDANKNVEMVCHTLQCMARGGIHDHIGGGFHRYSVDEHWHVPHFEKMLYDHGQLANAYLDTFSITKDTYYSSVAHDILDYLRRDKIGDAGEIYSAEDADSAEYHGATTKKEGSFYIWTSQEIEEILGEHANLFKDHYYIKPSGNCDLSPMSDPHDEFKGKNVLIERKDAPSMASKWDKSIDEYNQILEECRKKLYDARSKRPRPHLDDKVIVSWNGLAISSFARASKVLKAEPKETQFYFPVMGCDPNEYLEVAEKAVSFIKSKLYDSTIHRLQHSFRNGPSKAPGFLDDYAFLISGLLDLYEFGGRTDWLSWAIELQATQDELFLDKQGGGYYNTPGEDPSILLRVKEDHDGAEPSGNSVSAINLIRLSSMVAGARSDNYRRTSEHLLAVFEKRLKDQSIAIPLMCCAAHMLTVPSRKQVVLVGDKSSSEFANMVTAVFTSYDPNRTVIQIDPNNSEEMEFWEHYNPNVAEMAKGTPKDEPVVAHVCQNFACSPPVTSADGLRILLAKTAPVASTA, from the exons ATGGAAGTTGAGTCATTCGAGAATGAAGAGATTGCAAAAATGCTAAATGATTGGTTTGTTAGCATCAAG GTTGACCGTGAGGAGAGACCTGATGTTGATAAG GTATATATGACATATGTTTCTGCACTATATGGTGGTGGTGGTTGGCCGTTGAGTGCCTTCCTCTCTCCTAATCTGAAACCCTTGATGGGTGGAACATATTTTCCGCCTGATGACAAGTATGGAAGACCTGGTTTCAAGACAATCCTTAG AAAGGTGAAAGAAGCTTGGGAGACTAAACGTGAGATGCTGGAAAAAAGTGGGACTATTGCAATTGAACAACTTTCAGAAGCACTTTCTTCGACAGCTAACTCCAGTAAAATATCGGATGAGTTAGCTCGTGTTTCCTTAAAAAGATGTTCTAGACAG CTTGCAAGTAGCTATGATCCAAAGTTTGGTGGTTTTGGTACTGCTCCAAAATTTCCTAGGCCAGTGGAAGTTTATATTCTGCTTTATGAGTCAAGGAAGCTTATGGAAGAAGGTCGGCAAAGTGATGCTAATAAAAATGTGGAGATGGTTTGCCATACTTTGCAATGCATGGCTAGAGGTGGAATCCATGATCATATTGGAGGTGGATTTCACAGGTATAGTGTGGACGAACATTGGCATG TTCCTCATTTTGAGAAGATGTTGTACGATCATGGTCAGCTTGCTAAtgcctatttagatacattttcgATCACAAAGGACACCTACTACTCATCTGTTGCTCAtgatattttggattatttgagGAGAGATAAGATTGGAGATGCTGGTGAAATTTATTCTGCGGAGGATGCTGACAGTGCTGAATATCATGGTGCTACAACAAAGAAGGAAGGATCTTTTTATATCTGGACAAGTCAGGAG ATTGAAGAGATTCTCGGAGAACATGCAAATTTGTTTAAAGATCATTACTACATTAAACCATCAGGAAATTGTGATCTTTCTCCAATGAGTGATCCTCATGATGAATTTAAGGGAAAAAATGTTCTAATTGAGAGAAAAGATGCTCCTTCCATGGCATCCAAATGGGACAAGTCTATAGACGAATACAATCAGATTTTGGAAGAATGCCGTAAAAAATTATATGATGCAAGGTCAAAACGGCCAAGACCACATTTGGATGACAAG GTAATTGTATCATGGAATGGGCTGGCAATTTCTTCTTTTGCAAGAGCTTCTAAAGTTCTCAAAGCAGAACCCAAGGAAACTCAATTTTATTTCCCGGTGATGGGATGTGAT CCAAATGAATACCTAGAAGTTGCAGAAAAAGCAGTATCCTTTATCAAGAGCAAACTGTATGATTCAACTATTCACAGACTGCAACATAGCTTTCGCAATGGTCCATCTAAAGCACCTGGCTTTCTTGATGATTATGCCTTTCTCATTTCTGGTTTGCTAGATCTTTATGAGTTTGGTGGTAGGACTGACTGGTTGTCCTGGGCAATTGAGTTACAAGCTACACAG GATGAATTGTTCCTGGACAAACAAGGAGGAGGTTATTATAATACTCCAGGTGAAGATCCTTCCATCCTCCTCCGAGTAAAGGAAGATCATGATGGAGCAGAGCCATCTGGAAACTCAGTTTCAGCAATCAATCTGATAAGGTTGTCATCTATGGTTGCTGGTGCAAGGTCTGACAATTATAGGAGGACATCGGAACATCTTCTG GCTGTTTTTGAAAAGAGGTTAAAAGATCAAAGCATTGCCATCCCACTTATGTGTTGTGCGGCACACATGCTCACTGTTCCTTCAAGGAAACAGGTTGTCTTGGTTGGCGATAAATCATCTTCCGAATTTGCCAACATGGTGACTGCTGTTTTCACATCATACGATCCCAACAGAACG GTGATCCAAATAGACCCCAACAACAGCGAGGAGATGGAATTCTGGGAGCACTACAACCCCAACGTTGCTGAAATGGCAAAAGGAACTCCAAAAGACGAGCCAGTGGTAGCTCATGTGTGCCAGAACTTTGCGTGCAGTCCACCAGTCACTAGTGCGGATGGACTCCGAATCTTGCTCGCCAAAACTGCCCCGGTTGCTTCGACCGCTTGA
- the LOC121983253 gene encoding flowering-promoting factor 1-like protein 1 yields MAGVWVFKNGVVRLVESAAGNEQLSTVRRKVLVFTPTNEVIGSYASLERKLMALGWERYYEDPDLLQFHKRSSLDLISLPVDFARFKSIHMYDIVVKNRDSFRVVDM; encoded by the coding sequence ATGGCCGGCGTCTGGGTGTTCAAGAACGGCGTGGTGCGGCTGGTCGAGAGCGCTGCCGGCAACGAGCAGCTGTCCACCGTGCGGCGCAAAGTCCTTGTGTTCACCCCCACCAATGAGGTGATCGGTTCTTATGCCTCCCTCGAGCGCAAGCTCATGGCTTTAGGCTGGGAGCGCTACTACGAGGACCCGGACCTCCTCCAATTCCACAAGCGTTCCTCGCTCGACCTCATCTCCCTCCCCGTAGACTTTGCCCGCTTCAAGTCCATCCATATGTACGACATCGTTGTCAAGAACCGCGACTCCTTCAGGGTTGTCGATATGTAG
- the LOC121981860 gene encoding probable F-box protein At5g04010: MAMPQPRRQARSSPPWEVLRLISEFVGDPKSLAVACCVSKSWHAVFTSDHLWTPLCRSLFPSSAYNATAAAVSSRHLFQLLHTAASRRRRTRSQLLLHLPRLIFFLDVFQRGAPVLSLARAGSELVSHRGVFRFEVPMNGEEPAALDSCDEVRVAWTVVTAEWREAFGLMEFEGQARAVGNREMWFSEKLPYPSAFCCSEAEAGFEAQIFIELADEVHGGGRTVEKVSFGLMNTKTWRYVKEEDGLLYLQYFLMDTK; this comes from the coding sequence ATGGCGATGCCGCAGCCGAGAAGACAAGCTCGATCTTCCCCTCCGTGGGAAGTCCTCCGCCTCATTTCCGAGTTCGTGGGCGATCCCAAGTCTCTCGCCGTCGCATGCTGCGTCTCCAAATCGTGGCATGCCGTCTTCACCTCGGACCACCTATGGACGCCTCTCTGCCGCTCCCTCTTCCCTTCCTCCGCCTACAACGCCACCGCCGCCGCCGTCTCCTCCCGCCACCTCTTCCAGCTCCTGCACACCGCCGCCTCCCGCCGCCGCCGAACGCGCTCCcagctcctcctccacctccCACGCTTGATTTTCTTCCTCGACGTATTCCAGCGCGGCGCGCCGGTGCTGTCGCTGGCCCGAGCGGGGTCGGAGCTCGTTTCGCACCGAGGCGTCTTCCGGTTCGAGGTGCCGATGAACGGAGAGGAACCGGCGGCGCTCGACTCCTGCGACGAAGTGAGGGTGGCATGGACGGTGGTGACCGCGGAGTGGCGCGAGGCATTTGGGTTGATGGAATTCGAAGGGCAGGCGAGGGCTGTCGGAAACAGAGAGATGTGGTTCTCTGAGAAGCTGCCGTACCCATCGGCATTTTGCTGCTCGGAGGCCGAGGCCGGGTTTGAGGCTCAAATCTTCATCGAGCTTGCCGATGAGGTTCATGGCGGCGGAAGGACTGTGGAGaaggtgagttttggattgatgaACACTAAGACGTGGAGATATGTAAAAGAGGAGGATGGTTTGCTTTATTTGCAGTACTTCCTAATGGATACAAAGTAG